A DNA window from Bacteroidota bacterium contains the following coding sequences:
- the recA gene encoding recombinase RecA: MSGNESPKQKALDLAVKQIEKQFGKGSIMRLGDAPIATIECVPTGSLALDSALGIGGVPRGRIIEIFGPESSGKTTLATHIIAEAQRIGGTCAFIDAEHAFDATYAEKLGVDVDNLLVSQPDAGEQALNICDMLVRSGALDVVVIDSVAALVTQSELEGDMGDSAMGLHARLMSQAMRKLTGTINRTKTVLIFINQIREKIGVMFGNPETTTGGRALKFYSSVRMDIRRIGAIKDGTDVVGNRTRVKVVKNKVAPPFRQVEFDIIFGEGISSLGELIDLAVDNDIIQKSGSWYSYGDQKIGQGRDATKTWLKESEKQRAEIKTRVKQILGMEPAPPEEQPMPPVNGKAKAVAGEG; this comes from the coding sequence ATGTCAGGAAACGAATCCCCGAAGCAAAAGGCGCTTGATTTAGCCGTTAAACAAATCGAAAAGCAGTTTGGCAAAGGCTCTATTATGCGCCTGGGTGATGCGCCCATTGCTACCATTGAATGCGTGCCAACAGGCTCGCTTGCCCTGGATTCTGCCCTTGGTATAGGGGGCGTGCCCCGCGGCCGCATCATCGAGATCTTTGGCCCTGAATCTTCAGGTAAAACCACCCTTGCCACACATATCATTGCTGAGGCCCAACGCATTGGGGGGACCTGTGCTTTTATTGATGCTGAGCATGCATTTGACGCAACGTACGCTGAGAAACTTGGTGTTGATGTAGACAACCTGCTGGTATCACAGCCAGACGCCGGTGAGCAAGCACTCAATATTTGTGATATGCTTGTTCGCAGTGGTGCGCTTGACGTTGTTGTTATTGACTCCGTTGCTGCACTTGTGACCCAGTCAGAGCTGGAAGGCGACATGGGCGACAGCGCAATGGGCTTGCATGCCCGCCTGATGAGTCAGGCAATGCGTAAATTGACGGGTACAATCAACCGTACCAAAACGGTGCTGATTTTCATTAACCAGATTCGTGAGAAAATCGGGGTGATGTTTGGTAACCCTGAAACGACAACTGGTGGCCGCGCCCTCAAGTTCTACTCCTCCGTGCGTATGGACATTCGGCGCATCGGCGCAATTAAAGACGGTACCGACGTTGTTGGTAACCGAACCCGCGTCAAAGTTGTGAAAAACAAAGTTGCACCACCTTTCCGCCAGGTTGAATTTGATATCATCTTTGGTGAAGGCATTTCTTCGCTGGGAGAATTGATCGACCTCGCTGTTGACAACGATATCATTCAGAAAAGTGGCTCCTGGTATTCTTACGGTGATCAGAAAATCGGGCAAGGTAGAGATGCAACCAAAACCTGGCTCAAAGAATCTGAGAAGCAACGGGCGGAAATCAAAACCCGCGTCAAACAGATCCTTGGCATGGAGCCGGCGCCACCAGAAGAGCAGCCTATGCCGCCTGTCAACGGAAAAGCAAAAGCCGTTGCGGGAGAAGGTTGA
- a CDS encoding M1 family metallopeptidase, giving the protein MTAPAARAKCLMMVSLVFLCAMLLVVPVMGQEMPYDRVADAYPKNEHINILHYTFAISLEDNSESIEVVATIDARYTAGGQNELRLDLIGASDAAPDKGMEVASVTWADGPLKFAHRDDQVFIDLGREIEAGELIRVAVKYQGVPAKGLIVGPNKHGDFTFFSDNWSSRARHWLATVDHPYDKATSAFVVTAPNHLQVVSNGLLVEETDLPEGKRLTHWHNSVPISTWLFALGAAEFAVQYVDTFEGKSIQTWVYRQDRDAGFYDFAVPTKQSLAFFSDLIGPFVYEKLANIQSNSVGGGMEAASSVFYGDNSVTGNRDKRWQHVIIHEIAHQWFGNAVTEYDWNHLWLSEGFATFYTLVFREYAYGKDDFIAGLRDARERVIAYYEKDYDFQIIRDELPDLDKVSGSMIYQKGAWTLHMLREMMGRDTYNAGVRAYYAEFINSTAHTADFRRHMEEVSGLDLRQFLGQWLYQGGIPSLNGSWLYSDGKLRIQIAQVQDNYAFELPVEFEIVYADGSTDQTILQSTGDGAIMYDRMVDKPVANVIIDPEVRLLAKWKFGQR; this is encoded by the coding sequence ATGACAGCACCAGCTGCACGCGCCAAATGCCTGATGATGGTCTCCCTGGTTTTCCTATGTGCCATGCTCCTTGTTGTACCGGTGATGGGACAAGAAATGCCGTATGACCGTGTGGCAGACGCCTACCCGAAAAACGAGCACATTAATATACTGCACTACACGTTTGCTATTTCCCTTGAGGATAATTCAGAAAGCATCGAGGTGGTAGCAACGATAGACGCGCGGTACACGGCAGGTGGACAAAACGAATTAAGGCTTGATTTGATAGGGGCCTCTGATGCAGCGCCTGACAAAGGAATGGAGGTGGCGTCCGTTACGTGGGCAGATGGTCCCCTGAAATTTGCACATCGAGATGACCAGGTATTCATCGATCTGGGCCGAGAGATTGAAGCAGGGGAGCTGATCCGGGTGGCAGTGAAATATCAAGGCGTGCCGGCAAAAGGACTCATCGTCGGGCCCAATAAACACGGCGATTTCACGTTTTTCAGTGACAACTGGTCCTCGCGCGCGCGACATTGGCTTGCAACGGTAGACCATCCGTATGACAAAGCAACCAGTGCGTTTGTGGTTACGGCACCAAATCATTTGCAAGTTGTGTCAAATGGATTGCTTGTAGAAGAAACTGATTTACCTGAAGGCAAGCGCCTAACACACTGGCACAACAGCGTTCCCATTTCAACGTGGTTATTTGCGCTTGGGGCGGCTGAGTTTGCGGTACAGTATGTGGATACCTTCGAGGGGAAGTCGATTCAGACCTGGGTGTACCGCCAGGATCGTGATGCCGGCTTTTATGATTTTGCTGTACCAACCAAGCAGTCGCTTGCCTTCTTTTCTGATCTCATTGGTCCTTTTGTGTACGAAAAGCTGGCGAACATCCAGTCCAATTCTGTAGGAGGGGGAATGGAGGCAGCTTCTTCGGTGTTCTATGGAGATAATTCTGTTACCGGCAATCGTGACAAGCGTTGGCAGCACGTTATCATCCACGAAATTGCGCATCAGTGGTTTGGCAATGCTGTCACCGAATACGACTGGAATCATCTGTGGTTGAGTGAAGGGTTTGCCACTTTCTATACCCTGGTTTTTCGTGAATACGCGTATGGCAAAGATGATTTCATCGCCGGCCTCAGAGATGCGCGTGAACGGGTGATAGCCTATTATGAAAAAGACTACGATTTCCAGATAATCAGAGATGAGTTGCCGGATTTGGATAAAGTGTCTGGCTCAATGATTTACCAAAAAGGAGCCTGGACCCTTCACATGCTGCGGGAAATGATGGGACGTGATACTTACAACGCCGGCGTGCGGGCATATTATGCCGAATTCATCAATAGCACAGCGCATACAGCCGACTTTCGCCGGCACATGGAGGAGGTGTCTGGTTTAGACCTTCGGCAATTTCTCGGACAATGGTTGTACCAGGGAGGGATACCCAGTCTGAACGGGAGCTGGTTGTACAGTGATGGGAAACTGCGCATTCAAATAGCGCAAGTGCAGGACAACTATGCGTTCGAGCTGCCGGTGGAGTTTGAAATTGTATACGCAGATGGCTCAACCGACCAGACAATCCTGCAATCAACAGGTGATGGTGCAATCATGTATGATCGTATGGTGGATAAACCCGTGGCAAACGTGATTATCGACCCTGAAGTCCGCCTATTGGCCAAATGGAAGTTTGGGCAGCGCTAA
- a CDS encoding thiamine pyrophosphate-dependent enzyme, with amino-acid sequence MEEKTQSLVWYKVLEPNELPEGRVKPVTCAHKTVCMTRVGTNYGALDNRCPHQGGPLGEGSIENGLLRCPWHGWDYDPIDGKAPGFDDGVETYPVEVREDGVYVGLLEEAPHVRTVTDVMAETMVNWGVRVVFGMVGHSNLGLADALRVQEEAGNLAYYGIRHEGAAAFAASAYGKLTGRPAACLAIAGPGATNLLTGLWDANVDRSPVLALTGQVDTQVLGPGAFQEVDLMAAYGKVAQWSQTVLDGSRHAELMNLACKSAIINRGVSHLVFPDEVQTLPAAEQAKAGKPNGRVAQQHIAPPAEAMAEALDLLQNAKRPVIIVGHGSRFNMPEIMALAEVLKCPVITTFKGKGLISDSHPQGCGVLGRSGTPIASYFMNEADVLLVMGASFSNHTGITPKIPTIQIDFDAMALGRFHSIDVPLWGEIGVTVQLLRHNIEEASLGVVDQVPEIAERWDIWREEKNRRLLDSRGEGINSAVIFAALTKQVPDDAIIAVDVGNNTYSFGRYFECNQQAILMSGYLGSIGFSFPAAMGAWAATQQAGSPFAGRSVVSVSGDGGFGQYLAELTTAVKYGMNITHVLLNNAELGKISKEQRAGEWDVWQTALHNPDFSKYAALCGAQGIRVERPEDLEDALASALSHNGPSLVEVMADPLLI; translated from the coding sequence ATGGAAGAGAAGACCCAATCGCTTGTCTGGTACAAAGTTCTTGAGCCCAATGAATTGCCAGAAGGGCGTGTGAAGCCTGTGACCTGTGCACACAAAACAGTGTGTATGACCCGCGTAGGTACGAATTATGGTGCACTGGACAACAGGTGCCCGCACCAGGGAGGACCGCTTGGGGAGGGGTCGATCGAAAATGGTTTACTACGTTGCCCCTGGCACGGGTGGGACTACGATCCTATCGATGGCAAAGCGCCGGGCTTTGATGACGGGGTTGAGACGTATCCGGTTGAGGTGCGTGAAGACGGTGTGTATGTTGGCTTGCTGGAAGAAGCGCCCCATGTAAGAACGGTCACCGATGTGATGGCTGAAACGATGGTGAATTGGGGTGTTCGTGTTGTTTTTGGCATGGTGGGGCACTCAAATCTCGGCCTTGCGGATGCCTTGCGGGTGCAGGAAGAAGCAGGTAACCTGGCGTATTACGGTATACGCCACGAAGGGGCCGCAGCGTTTGCGGCTTCGGCTTACGGGAAGCTCACAGGCCGGCCCGCGGCATGTTTGGCTATTGCTGGGCCGGGCGCAACGAACTTGCTAACGGGGTTGTGGGACGCAAATGTAGACCGATCACCTGTGCTCGCGCTCACCGGTCAGGTAGATACACAGGTACTCGGGCCGGGTGCGTTCCAGGAGGTGGATCTGATGGCTGCATATGGCAAAGTTGCCCAATGGAGCCAGACCGTACTCGACGGAAGTCGGCATGCTGAATTGATGAACCTCGCGTGTAAAAGTGCCATTATCAACAGGGGGGTATCACACCTGGTCTTCCCGGATGAAGTGCAGACCTTGCCGGCAGCTGAGCAGGCAAAAGCAGGTAAACCCAATGGACGCGTTGCGCAACAGCACATTGCGCCTCCGGCTGAAGCGATGGCAGAAGCATTGGACCTCCTGCAAAACGCAAAACGGCCAGTCATTATTGTTGGGCATGGCAGCAGGTTCAACATGCCTGAGATTATGGCACTGGCTGAGGTGCTTAAATGCCCGGTTATCACAACCTTTAAAGGCAAAGGCTTGATTTCAGACAGCCACCCACAGGGCTGTGGTGTACTCGGACGAAGCGGGACACCGATTGCCAGTTACTTCATGAACGAAGCTGATGTATTGCTCGTCATGGGCGCTAGCTTCAGCAATCACACCGGGATTACCCCTAAAATCCCAACGATTCAAATTGATTTTGATGCGATGGCTTTGGGGCGATTTCACAGCATTGATGTGCCGCTTTGGGGGGAGATCGGGGTTACGGTACAGCTGCTCCGGCACAATATCGAAGAAGCGTCGCTTGGCGTAGTAGATCAGGTGCCTGAAATTGCTGAACGGTGGGATATCTGGCGTGAAGAGAAAAATCGGCGTTTGTTAGATAGCAGAGGAGAAGGGATCAACTCTGCGGTTATTTTTGCGGCGCTCACAAAACAAGTCCCGGATGATGCGATCATTGCTGTTGATGTGGGTAACAATACCTACTCATTTGGCCGGTATTTTGAATGCAACCAGCAAGCGATTCTGATGTCAGGGTATTTGGGGTCGATTGGATTTTCATTCCCTGCGGCGATGGGCGCCTGGGCTGCTACGCAGCAAGCGGGATCGCCGTTTGCCGGCCGGTCTGTTGTGTCGGTTTCCGGTGATGGCGGTTTTGGTCAATACCTTGCGGAGCTCACAACTGCGGTAAAGTACGGGATGAACATCACCCACGTATTGCTGAACAATGCAGAGCTAGGCAAAATTTCCAAGGAGCAACGCGCTGGGGAATGGGATGTGTGGCAGACGGCATTGCACAATCCAGACTTCTCAAAATATGCTGCGTTATGTGGTGCACAGGGCATCCGGGTTGAGCGGCCTGAAGACCTGGAAGATGCATTGGCAAGCGCGCTGTCGCACAATGGCCCGAGCCTGGTTGAAGTTATGGCTGATCCGTTGCTGATTTAA
- a CDS encoding 3-hydroxyacyl-CoA dehydrogenase NAD-binding domain-containing protein → MRIEDFIETEHKDGITTFWLDHKLESQNIVSPEIIEILDRVFADFEADPDARAGIIISRKDNFIAGADIKSFAIEKKGDFRPAQEKGHASLGRMATSKKPVIAAIHGACMGLGTELALACHARIAAKDPATKFALPEVRLGLLPGGGGTQRLPRLVGIQRALDMMLTGKNIYAYQAKKMGLVDELTDRHKLHQAATMLARRMLEKPFQRKHKKSLFNRVLEDTGLGRSILFSQARKQAYKQSQGNYPAVPAIIDCVETGYKAGIKAGYKKELELFETLMLTPESAAMRHLFFAMTANKKARSSDNAQAVDKLAVIGGGFMGSGIAEVSITNGYDVLLKDINEDVLTGAKKQMWKGIAKKVKYRSITKVESELMMGRLHGQLTYDNFGHVDLVVEAVVEKMAIKKKIIDDIQAHGKPDVIIASNTSSLSITEMAGHAKSPELVIGMHYFSPVPKMPLLEIVKTPQTAPWVIDTCYALGVAQGKTCIVVNDSPGFYVNRILAPYMNEALLLLDEGVGMVAIDKAMRKLGFPVGPITLFDQVGLDIAAHVVHSSEKIVEGREGFDISHSVVKMFEAGRLGKKNKKGFYRYHPKTGKRDTPDETAYQFFKGKGSKKMERSHIQQRLLLLMLNEAVLCLEEGVIESPGDGDLGAVFGIGFLPFTAGPFKYIDQYGAANIIKQMESMVDQYGPRYMPAETLRKQLHAGTTFYSPAST, encoded by the coding sequence ATGCGCATAGAAGATTTTATCGAGACAGAGCACAAAGACGGTATTACTACGTTTTGGCTGGACCATAAGCTGGAATCGCAAAACATCGTTTCGCCTGAGATCATAGAGATCCTGGACCGTGTTTTTGCTGACTTTGAAGCAGATCCGGACGCCCGTGCCGGCATTATCATCAGTCGCAAAGACAATTTCATAGCCGGTGCTGACATCAAGTCTTTTGCTATCGAGAAAAAGGGAGATTTCAGGCCAGCACAGGAGAAAGGCCATGCTTCCCTGGGTCGCATGGCAACAAGTAAAAAGCCAGTGATTGCGGCAATTCATGGTGCATGTATGGGCCTCGGGACTGAGTTAGCACTGGCTTGTCATGCCCGCATCGCAGCGAAAGACCCTGCTACCAAGTTTGCGTTGCCTGAAGTTCGGCTTGGGCTCTTGCCCGGTGGTGGTGGTACACAGCGATTGCCCCGGTTGGTGGGAATCCAGCGCGCCCTGGATATGATGTTGACGGGTAAAAATATCTATGCATATCAGGCAAAGAAAATGGGCCTCGTCGACGAGCTCACAGATCGCCACAAATTGCACCAGGCAGCAACTATGCTGGCGAGGCGGATGCTTGAGAAGCCATTTCAGCGGAAGCATAAAAAATCACTGTTTAACAGGGTACTCGAAGATACTGGCTTAGGTCGTTCAATTTTGTTTAGCCAGGCGCGTAAGCAAGCGTACAAACAGTCGCAGGGTAATTACCCGGCAGTGCCGGCCATCATTGATTGCGTAGAAACCGGGTATAAAGCCGGCATCAAAGCGGGCTACAAAAAAGAATTGGAGCTTTTTGAAACGCTGATGCTTACGCCAGAGAGTGCAGCGATGCGTCATCTCTTTTTTGCAATGACAGCCAATAAAAAAGCTCGATCAAGTGATAACGCTCAAGCTGTAGACAAACTTGCGGTCATTGGCGGTGGATTCATGGGAAGCGGAATTGCGGAAGTCAGCATCACAAATGGCTATGATGTCCTGCTTAAAGACATCAATGAAGACGTCTTGACTGGCGCAAAAAAGCAGATGTGGAAAGGCATTGCCAAGAAGGTTAAATATCGCTCCATAACCAAGGTGGAATCCGAGTTGATGATGGGGCGCCTGCATGGACAACTGACGTATGACAATTTTGGGCATGTTGATCTTGTCGTGGAAGCCGTAGTCGAAAAAATGGCCATCAAGAAAAAGATCATCGATGACATACAGGCGCATGGTAAACCTGATGTTATTATTGCATCTAATACCTCTTCGTTATCGATTACAGAAATGGCCGGCCACGCGAAAAGCCCGGAACTGGTCATTGGGATGCACTACTTTTCTCCGGTGCCCAAAATGCCGCTGCTGGAGATTGTCAAAACGCCGCAGACGGCACCCTGGGTCATTGATACCTGTTATGCGCTTGGCGTAGCACAGGGCAAAACCTGCATTGTTGTGAACGACAGTCCAGGGTTCTATGTAAATAGGATTCTTGCGCCCTACATGAATGAAGCGCTGTTGTTACTGGATGAAGGTGTAGGGATGGTGGCAATCGATAAAGCCATGCGCAAATTAGGGTTCCCGGTTGGGCCAATCACCCTGTTCGATCAGGTGGGACTTGATATTGCCGCGCACGTAGTGCATAGCAGCGAGAAAATTGTCGAAGGACGCGAAGGGTTTGATATCAGCCATAGCGTGGTCAAAATGTTCGAAGCCGGCCGGCTGGGTAAAAAGAATAAAAAAGGATTTTACCGCTATCACCCAAAAACCGGAAAACGAGATACGCCTGATGAAACGGCCTACCAATTTTTCAAAGGCAAAGGATCAAAAAAAATGGAGCGCTCGCACATTCAGCAACGCCTGCTGTTGTTGATGCTAAACGAAGCTGTTCTTTGTCTGGAGGAAGGTGTCATTGAATCTCCTGGAGATGGTGACCTCGGCGCAGTTTTTGGCATTGGCTTTCTGCCATTTACCGCAGGCCCATTCAAATACATTGACCAGTACGGTGCAGCCAACATTATAAAACAGATGGAGTCCATGGTCGATCAGTATGGCCCCAGGTATATGCCGGCTGAAACCTTGCGCAAACAACTCCACGCCGGCACAACATTTTATTCACCCGCATCTACTTAA
- a CDS encoding tetratricopeptide repeat protein — protein sequence MKEKQLFVLNVICSLCLVGLLAACGSTGAATTPPAATDGADEPVPIYEAALGTFNRSVTTNSPVAQQYVNQGFQMMYAFASGEAPATFREAQTHDDACAMCFWGEAWSLGPYLNGKMRGENAPAAYKAIQQAKTLAADAASPVEHALIDAMLIRYAPEHDDEDRTDRDTLYAAALAEAYAEYPGDTDIGTLYAESLMLLEPRRGRWSIDDPDVQAIHQVLEEVLARDIKHPGACHLYIHATESTTKPGKAEACAEYLGDAIPGASHINHMPSHTYNRIGRWGDAVRANIQAWHSDLKAEIDEGFAIYPSHNLHMLLFAASMDGQGGLANQAARDYSKIIDGGNFYEALTLLRFGRFDELLALECRPKREIFRGLWDFSKGYAHLRTGNLKKARQHLARVEKTARETPADKTFRGHSAAELLGVTGGILKAEILVVQGQAAQAVAVYEQALALEDSLRYDEPEPLNFSARHWLGALYLDMGQPADAEAVYRAALEDHPNNGWSLLGLAQALEAQSDPEADKVYEAFKLAWARADTWIRSSRF from the coding sequence ATGAAAGAAAAGCAGTTGTTCGTGTTAAATGTCATTTGTAGCCTCTGCCTGGTAGGCCTGCTGGCAGCCTGTGGTTCAACGGGTGCCGCAACAACACCGCCTGCTGCAACAGATGGCGCTGATGAACCCGTGCCCATCTATGAAGCTGCTTTGGGGACGTTCAATAGATCCGTAACAACCAACTCTCCGGTCGCACAGCAGTATGTGAACCAGGGTTTTCAAATGATGTATGCCTTTGCATCGGGAGAGGCGCCGGCGACGTTTCGCGAGGCCCAAACGCATGATGACGCTTGTGCCATGTGTTTTTGGGGAGAAGCCTGGTCGCTTGGGCCGTATCTCAATGGCAAGATGCGGGGAGAAAACGCGCCGGCGGCCTACAAAGCTATCCAACAGGCCAAAACACTGGCGGCAGATGCAGCTTCTCCCGTAGAACACGCGCTAATCGACGCCATGCTGATTCGTTATGCACCGGAGCACGACGATGAAGATCGCACCGATCGCGACACCCTCTACGCAGCCGCCCTCGCGGAGGCGTACGCTGAATACCCTGGCGATACAGATATAGGTACCCTGTATGCAGAATCGCTGATGTTGCTCGAGCCCCGTCGCGGCCGCTGGAGCATCGACGACCCGGATGTGCAGGCCATTCATCAGGTGCTCGAAGAAGTACTTGCGCGTGACATCAAGCACCCTGGGGCCTGTCACCTGTACATCCATGCAACCGAGTCGACCACCAAGCCCGGCAAGGCAGAAGCTTGTGCTGAGTACCTCGGTGATGCAATACCTGGTGCCAGCCATATCAACCACATGCCTTCTCACACCTACAACAGAATTGGTCGATGGGGGGATGCGGTGCGTGCCAACATACAGGCGTGGCATTCTGACTTAAAAGCAGAAATCGACGAAGGATTTGCCATTTATCCGTCTCATAACCTCCACATGCTTTTGTTTGCTGCTTCAATGGACGGGCAGGGAGGGCTGGCGAATCAGGCTGCACGCGACTATTCGAAAATTATCGATGGGGGTAATTTTTACGAGGCTTTGACGCTGTTGCGCTTTGGCCGTTTTGATGAATTGCTGGCACTCGAATGCCGGCCGAAGCGCGAAATCTTTCGCGGGCTGTGGGATTTTTCAAAAGGATATGCGCACTTGCGAACGGGTAACCTCAAAAAGGCAAGGCAACATCTGGCGCGCGTAGAGAAGACTGCGCGTGAAACGCCAGCTGATAAAACCTTTCGAGGACACAGCGCAGCAGAATTGCTCGGTGTGACGGGTGGAATATTGAAAGCAGAAATACTGGTAGTACAAGGGCAAGCTGCACAGGCTGTGGCGGTTTACGAGCAAGCTTTAGCATTGGAAGATAGCTTGCGCTACGACGAGCCGGAGCCACTAAATTTTTCAGCGCGGCACTGGCTGGGTGCGCTGTATCTGGATATGGGGCAGCCGGCAGACGCAGAAGCTGTGTACCGCGCAGCACTGGAAGATCACCCCAACAACGGCTGGTCGCTGCTTGGACTTGCACAGGCGCTTGAGGCGCAAAGCGATCCCGAAGCTGATAAGGTTTACGAGGCCTTTAAACTCGCCTGGGCCCGCGCTGATACCTGGATCCGTAGTTCTCGATTTTAG
- a CDS encoding acetyl-CoA C-acyltransferase: protein MPRKVVVIDGCRTPFLRAGTNYLDLMSYQLGGFAIKGLLTKTGLDPAVVDRVVLGAVISNIKTPNVARESALTAGIPNTTPCHTVSQACISANRAIADGYLEIMAGRADVVIAGGVDSTSDTPIQFRKAMRNKLFKAQKLRGIGDTLKFVFSLRPADFFPERPKVAEYTTNRVMGQDCDIMAARFEISREAQDAYAVRSHQLAAAAQEAGHLQEEMVDVALPPRFKSIAADNGIRGDSTLEKVKRLRPAFDRKFGTLTAANSSFLTDGAAVSLLMSEKKAKALGLTPKAEIVDYAFTGQDLNDELLLGPTFAVSEALKRAKMKLEQFDVIEFHEAFAGQILSNMAALSSDTFAQTHLGRKTAVGEVNMDKFNLWGGSLSIGHPFGATGSRILTTTANRLIKEQGTYGLLAACAAGAHGHAMIVKRYAS, encoded by the coding sequence ATGCCAAGAAAAGTAGTTGTGATTGATGGTTGTCGTACGCCCTTCCTGCGCGCCGGCACCAACTACCTGGATTTGATGTCGTATCAGCTCGGCGGCTTCGCCATTAAAGGGCTACTCACTAAAACAGGACTCGATCCGGCTGTAGTTGATCGGGTTGTGCTTGGCGCTGTGATCTCTAATATTAAAACGCCGAATGTTGCCCGGGAAAGCGCGCTCACTGCAGGAATCCCGAATACAACACCTTGCCACACCGTTTCTCAGGCGTGCATCTCTGCCAACCGGGCCATTGCTGATGGGTACCTGGAAATCATGGCTGGCCGAGCAGACGTAGTGATAGCTGGCGGCGTCGATAGCACATCTGATACACCGATTCAGTTTCGTAAAGCCATGCGTAACAAGCTGTTCAAAGCGCAAAAATTGCGCGGCATTGGCGATACGTTGAAATTCGTTTTCTCACTCAGGCCGGCAGACTTCTTCCCCGAGCGCCCCAAGGTTGCTGAATACACTACAAACAGGGTCATGGGGCAAGATTGCGACATCATGGCTGCGCGCTTTGAGATTTCTCGAGAAGCCCAGGATGCTTATGCCGTGCGATCGCATCAATTAGCAGCTGCGGCACAAGAAGCCGGGCACTTACAGGAAGAAATGGTGGACGTGGCGCTGCCGCCGCGATTTAAATCTATTGCAGCAGACAACGGTATCCGTGGGGACTCAACACTCGAAAAAGTCAAACGACTTCGTCCTGCTTTTGATAGAAAATTTGGCACCCTGACTGCTGCAAATTCGTCTTTTCTCACAGACGGGGCAGCTGTATCGTTGCTGATGTCTGAAAAGAAAGCAAAGGCCCTTGGGTTAACACCAAAAGCAGAAATTGTCGACTACGCCTTTACGGGGCAGGATTTGAACGATGAGCTGTTGCTTGGTCCAACGTTCGCGGTTTCAGAAGCGTTGAAACGTGCAAAAATGAAGCTTGAGCAGTTTGATGTGATCGAGTTTCACGAAGCGTTTGCAGGACAGATCCTTTCCAACATGGCGGCACTATCGTCTGATACCTTTGCGCAAACCCATTTGGGGCGCAAAACAGCTGTCGGTGAGGTAAACATGGATAAGTTTAACCTCTGGGGTGGCTCGTTGTCTATCGGGCATCCCTTCGGCGCTACCGGGTCACGTATCCTCACAACCACTGCAAACCGGCTCATCAAAGAGCAAGGCACGTACGGTTTACTTGCTGCCTGCGCTGCCGGCGCCCATGGTCATGCCATGATCGTCAAGCGTTATGCCTCTTGA
- a CDS encoding alpha/beta fold hydrolase has protein sequence MGQTGRDHEWFDYYNTFAYVAADGVRDGSHPQVFEHDQPADKAIILVHGLTDSPHFMRAIADFFHSQLGYDVYLPLLRGHGLRKPAGMTKVRLKDWKANIAFALEKASTRTNHISIGGLSAGGALSFYTAATDNRITGSVYLFSAALDIAGGIGGLWGEVAERLLRTPVARVLERLEQNKPLINANPFRYARMDKGGAIQLGRLIKDTDRIMAGYNQQKAPFPKRIFAAHSEGDHAAHIDGIKALFDIADPEKCTLFTIPKAVSHASVVLKEPIYAANCAPEDPPLEEANPLFDEMMAALAAFEKEEQFA, from the coding sequence ATGGGGCAAACGGGGAGAGATCACGAGTGGTTTGATTACTACAACACCTTCGCTTATGTGGCTGCTGATGGCGTGCGGGACGGTTCACATCCGCAGGTTTTTGAGCATGACCAGCCAGCAGATAAAGCCATCATTCTGGTTCACGGCCTGACCGACTCCCCACATTTCATGCGTGCCATTGCCGATTTTTTTCATAGCCAACTCGGTTATGATGTTTACCTGCCCCTTTTGCGTGGCCATGGATTAAGAAAACCAGCCGGCATGACGAAGGTGCGCCTGAAAGACTGGAAAGCAAACATTGCCTTTGCTCTTGAAAAGGCAAGCACCCGAACGAACCACATCTCGATTGGCGGCCTCTCAGCTGGCGGAGCGCTAAGTTTTTACACAGCAGCAACCGACAACAGGATTACCGGCTCCGTTTACCTCTTCTCTGCTGCGCTTGACATTGCTGGGGGTATTGGCGGGCTTTGGGGAGAAGTTGCAGAACGCCTGCTCCGCACCCCGGTCGCGCGCGTCCTCGAACGTTTGGAGCAAAACAAGCCTCTGATCAATGCCAATCCGTTTCGGTATGCGCGAATGGATAAAGGAGGCGCCATTCAGTTGGGCCGACTCATCAAAGATACCGACCGTATTATGGCCGGCTACAACCAGCAAAAAGCTCCTTTTCCGAAGCGGATTTTCGCTGCCCATTCAGAAGGTGATCACGCGGCCCATATCGACGGAATCAAGGCACTATTCGACATTGCAGACCCAGAAAAGTGCACCCTGTTTACCATTCCCAAAGCCGTTTCACATGCAAGCGTGGTGTTAAAAGAGCCCATTTATGCTGCAAACTGCGCACCTGAAGATCCGCCGCTGGAAGAAGCAAATCCCTTATTCGACGAAATGATGGCAGCCCTTGCCGCTTTTGAAAAAGAAGAGCAATTTGCTTAA